The stretch of DNA acagcggaagcataagggacggtcttcatgtgttcaatttccttaggggtagagggagactgtgacttgctcaaagtaatctcttggcccataggtagaaatcctctcttggagtctttcatattgaaccggtcaagaactttgtcaatataagcttcttgactcaatgctagtatcctcttggacctatccctatagatccggatacctaagatttgttgtgcctctcccaagtccttcatttggaagtgtttccctagccactccttaacggaagtgagcgatggaatgtcattcccaatgagaaatatgtcatccacatataggacaaggaatacaaccttactcccactaaacttcatgtataaacacggttcttccacacttctagtgaatccgtattgtttaatgacatgatcaaagcgatgattccaactcctagatgcttgcttaagaccataaatggacttcttgagcttacacaccttcttagggttagatgtatccacaaaaccttcgggttgtatcatgtacacctcttcttctagaatcccattcaaaaaggcggttttgacatccatttgccaaatctcataatcatgaaatgcggcaaccgctaataTTATCATAATGGACcttagcatagcgactggagcgaaggtttcgtcatagtgtaaaccatgaacttgggtgaaaccttttgccaccaatctagctttgtaaacatccacatgtttatccacgccgagtttaattttgtatatccatttacactgaagaggtcgcactccctcaggtaaatccaccaagtcccatacttggttctcgtacatggaatccatttcggaccgcatggcttctagccaaagcgaggagtcgggactagacatggccgatttgtaggtagtgggttcattactttcaagaagtaacaaaacaccatcctcttcgatgttaccaaggtagcgatcaggtggattagaaatcctacttgactttctaggaataattaccgtttcagaggaagagggaatgctatcctccacattctcctctacctcattctcggtttgtggctctcgaacttcttcaagttcaaattttctcccactctgtctcctagaaataaattccttttctaggaagacagcatcacgagccacaaacactttgttctcgtgtttattgtagaagtaatagccacgtgtttcccttggatatcctacaaaaagacatttgtcagacctgggtgcaagcttattgtcagacttgatcttaacgtatgcttcgcaaccccaaatacgcatgaatgacaaatgagagACTTTccctctccatatctcatatggagtcttatcggccgctttagtcgggcttcgatttagtgaaaatactgcatacaagagggcaaaaccccaaaatgaactaggaagctcagttagactcatcattgaccgaaccatatcaagtaaagttcggtttctcctttcggccacaccatttagttgtggtgtgccaggaggagtccattgtgatactataccacaatcttttaggtgtgaatcaaattcaatatttagatactcaccaccacggtcggaccgtagagtctttatctttttatccaattggttctctacttcctttgaaactctttgaacttgtcaaaggcttcacttttgttcttcattaagtagacatacccatatctacttaagtcatcagtaaaagtaatgaagtagagaaaacctcctctagcggtgatggttaatggtccacacacatccgtgtgtatgagagccaaaacctcactagctcgtgtcccttttcccgcaaaaggtgcacgagtcatcttgcctaaaaggcaagactcgcatgtaccataagattcgaaaccaaatggtttgagcacttttgatgaagcaagtctcttaatgcgtctttcgtttatgtggcctaaacgacaatgccaaaggtaggattcatttggatcacccttcttgagctttttagtttccatatgataaacgtcattaacatcatttaaaacataaatgccaccaattgaaatggccttgccataaaccacatcatttaaagaaaaagtacaacacttgtccttaatcataaaacaaaagccttccgcgtctaacgcggaaatggagatgatgttcgtagttaaagttggtacaaaataacacttatttaaatacaactctaaaccactagctaaagtgagcacataggtccctacggcaacggcggctactctagctccattgcccatgcggagatccacatcaccttttgctagtgcttgcacgtcccttataccctgcaaatggttacaaaggtgagagccacatccggtatcaagtacccaagtggaagtacaagcataattaacgtctatcacatagagagaggaaatcataccaataggcgtcacacgcccttccttgatatcctccaagtatttgggacaactcctcctataatgccccttcccattacaatggaaacattcggcctcagagagcttgacactttttgccttgggattgccattcacaacggccttcccctttcccttgtcaattttctttgacgatttcttgaattgggacttttcttttccctttcctttcttgactccaagagacatattctttaacttcatggttaaaacatctcccttttcactcccactagcctccatatccctctccgcttgggtgaggagtgcatgaatttcatggtaactcttatccatgtcattcatattgtagtttaccctaaagttggcaaacttggtggggagtgagtgaaggatacgatccaccacaagagtcttaggaatcttacaccctagacgctctaggatgtcaacatattcgaccattttaaggacaaggggaccaaccttttggcccctctcaagcttagcttcaaagaagtttgccgccgcatcgtattgacggactttaggtgtttgtgaaaacatagtgatcatacgagtgaatatctcgtaagcatttaaagaaatgcatgatagcttgagctttggcgatattgaccatatcaacacattcttgatatcattcaacatcctcacatagtcatcataggcggtccgcaccgccgatgaagctcttgcaccgggctcgataggaggagcatcggtcaagtaagtgagcacattgtcggacaacgcggcacttttgatgttggattcccattcaagaaagttactaccgtcatcttttaaaatacatttgtccattacggaccttagccatgaatctttgcctagtgaagtagtcgatggagtggatgaagttgccattgcgaattaaaatgctacaacaaaaaaggaaaaattaacattcattgtttttaaaaaattacttgtaaaaacatgtttagcaaattttagcatttatataatgacctcccactaaattatataaatgattccaagacccaaagtttaaacaaaaatgagcatcgcttgggcgaaacatcccataattgcgtaaattcggtaagtcacgttgactaattctacctctagaactcttggtcgacaaatttcctcaaattcatctactagccccggaacacaagaccgtcttatatcccgttgagtccaaccaattttggcgtgtgataaccgcttaccaccctacttacccaaggtaaaaagagaacaccccgcttgggcgagcgtggctctaatgaacaagagattcataggtgttactaattggtaaggctaatctcaattttagttatgtgagagatcttgtcaatttagtcataaattccttataagtgaattaattcagtgaatgtaaatgacgtgaattgacaaccgcgaaaaataaaatgcatgtgaatggcgattttggcatgcgcgaaaataaaacaagcaaacatgtaagcatatgaataaatcctagtatggcctcctagttaataaacaaatagtctattacatttcggaaaccaactccttggtcccttgcctcttcattccttaagtggctcttccttgtgggatttggaacaccttccaaaaatagactccgtctcgttgtaatccgtcttttggaaacgccggtaaaataactattacaaatgaattacatagctattcctattatacattaattaataaaatgaatgaaactattaattaattacaaaccgacgatacgagatcgtatttaattacaaacaaatcgatattcccattcatttcgggtaataacgattaaaaattaactaggccatactaggtacaaaagataaatactttaaataaatgacaatcattcattcaacttaaataaatatgcttaaaatgctgtaaatatgatgccaaaatcgccctacctatcattcattggtatccatctcggttttgtggatttaatcgatttttaacatgtaaaaatcaataattaactcttaaatctcatttaagtccaaactaataatccaaactgttttgaacctcaaaattagtcctcagtaattttatgacaaattattagtttggtttggtgataatttgctaattaaatcggaaaaatcataatatttaagtaaaaatccaaaataattgaaaaattacccaaacaattgaaacaaaaatttttagtattctggaacactcccaagaacaccaaaaagtcataaaaattgcccaaaaatttcggataaattttgtgaagaaaaaaatcgatatttatcggtttttaaccactaaaaccaataaacatcaaaacaaagtgaaaacacacatgcaaaattatttttgacatttaaataatattcttaaatgtacataaatttatcatagGCAGAATCCAAaaattcgaaattatgattaattaattggacttttatcgactttttactcaaaaaaccaataaacatgcaaaaattcgaaccaaccttcaaccttttgcatacaatcagtagaaaatatgcatgaactaccataaaaaagccatgcaccgaatcaacatttaactaattttagtcaatttttcaccaaaatgcgacattttgactcggttttctaccaaaaatcattaaaattagcaaaattacttgacaaatcaccaaaaaattccacaaaccttttgagatcattagttatgcatgtcccaaaaatttcgtgccaaaacctcttctaacaaaatttttgagtttttactaattatctcataattcataaaaatgcttaaaatcaacatgcaaattacaagcctaagctctgataccacttgaaagatcatagatccatattagactctctaataaaataaatttatctcataaattgttgtttatgtgatctatgtaacatgcatgctaatatgaaagcataaaaaacaaagtataaggaaaaacaatttccttacattgaatatgagGTAAAATGGGCAtaaattagttctccttactaatttgttcttgagctaaaatgatgtggatgatcctccttgaaaaaccttcaaatagaaagtctcctccaagtagcacccaagaactacccaacaatattaataagtatgaactagtaacttattaatatgtacccttgataataataatagtaatattactaactattcttaGTAATAATTGTATACTAGAGAAATGATGTAGAGAGATGGAAGaggttttgttcacatgcaaaatgaatgAATTGTGTAAGAAAGATGGAGTGAACAAatgaacaaatatatggagtgtagaaatgggaaaggaagtggcgggtggagttgGCTCTAGTGGACAATTATTTgttttataattttatcttacatcacatgcaaaatgtagtataagacatatattatggtagtatacaaaataaggtaaaatgattatgtgagtaatcatccattacacttattttacacggtccacatgaccatatacgagtccatgttggtttttatatttgtcgcacaaatccgtgtaattttcattttaaacatcgtatcatgtttaaatgcttccataataaattcgtccaattcactccgtaaatatacgtgtaccactacacatattatttacgtactaatattaatcacattaatcaattagtacaattttagtaaattacgattaattaactaaaacccgtttcccaaaacttattatttaattatcgcataattaaataataactgccgctcctcgagttcgcaactcgaaatctctctaataataatcgactaacctcttagtctataaatcaagggactaaatgaattgtatctcatacaattaattagttatcaattggggttcgttcctttaggtgtgaccgaaaggggtattgatcaccgccgtctcacgacaataacgtcaaactctagtcagccaaccgttatcgatttacgttaatcaactgacgaggatcaaataattaaatatctgatgatattctattaatgagatttattatgttaacgcactattgtggaggacactaactccaacagacacgaggtattcgaacggttccaatttcccataaaaattggtggcgactccatacaaaatgcaaacgcttgtttcgttttcaccaagcgcccccgtgggcggcccgctgtccacagtttggcgactccgctggggatcatacacttacgtgtagccaagggtgaaacttgaacaaggttagggaatagtttgtacaagacaattgtcggttttcataactcggtcttcctagaccgtttaattcggccttcctaggcccaacccaacccattcgaccaatcgtcccgtctaaacggtc from Silene latifolia isolate original U9 population chromosome 10, ASM4854445v1, whole genome shotgun sequence encodes:
- the LOC141609215 gene encoding uncharacterized protein LOC141609215, translated to MATSSTPSTTSLGKDSWLRSVMDKCILKDDGSNFLEWESNIKSAALSDNVLTYLTDAPPIEPGARASSAVRTAYDDYVRMLNDIKNVLIWSISPKLKLSCISLNAYEIFTRMITMFSQTPKVRQYDAAANFFEAKLERGQKVGPLVLKMVEYVDILERLGCKIPKTLVVDRILHSLPTKFANFRVNYNMNDMDKSYHEIHALLTQAERDMEASGSEKGDVLTMKLKNMSLGVKKGKGKEKSQFKKSSKKIDKGKGKAVVNGNPKAKSVKLSEAECFHCNGKGHYRRSCPKYLEDIKEGRVTPIGYKGRASTSKR